One stretch of Marinobacterium iners DNA includes these proteins:
- a CDS encoding EamA family transporter has product MNYLIAVTLLWAVSFSLIGEYLAGQVDSYFSVLTRIVLAGMIFIPLLRPARFTPGFMVGVTLVGALQFGLTYTCLYLSFEYLSVPEVLLFTIFTPLYVALVDNALKRRFSFGPIISTLVAVLGAAIIRYDGVSEAFITGFLILQLANLAFAAGQVGYAHLVRHYYPDGQNLWQVFGFFFIGAFALVLPAFLMLGNMERLPQTTTHWTVLSWLGLVASGLGFFFWNKGATQVDAGTLGIMNNALVPAGLVVNLVIWNRDADIPRLLIGGAVILLSLWVNARWRQWTRAELRAG; this is encoded by the coding sequence ATGAACTACCTGATTGCCGTCACGCTGCTGTGGGCGGTGTCTTTCAGCCTGATCGGTGAGTATCTCGCCGGTCAGGTGGACAGTTACTTTTCAGTCCTGACTCGCATTGTGCTGGCGGGGATGATATTTATCCCGCTGCTGCGTCCTGCCCGTTTTACACCCGGGTTTATGGTCGGTGTCACGCTGGTTGGGGCGCTGCAATTCGGGCTGACCTATACCTGTCTGTATCTCTCGTTTGAATATCTCAGTGTGCCGGAGGTGCTGCTGTTCACCATTTTCACGCCGCTCTATGTGGCACTGGTGGATAACGCACTGAAACGTCGTTTCAGCTTCGGGCCCATTATCTCGACGCTGGTCGCTGTGCTGGGCGCGGCAATTATCCGCTACGATGGTGTCAGCGAGGCGTTTATTACCGGTTTTCTGATTCTGCAGTTGGCCAATCTTGCCTTTGCGGCGGGTCAGGTCGGCTATGCTCATTTGGTGCGCCACTATTATCCTGATGGGCAAAATCTCTGGCAGGTGTTTGGCTTTTTCTTTATCGGAGCGTTTGCACTGGTACTGCCCGCCTTTCTGATGCTGGGTAACATGGAACGTCTGCCTCAGACGACAACACACTGGACAGTGTTGAGTTGGCTTGGGCTGGTGGCTTCAGGGCTGGGGTTCTTTTTCTGGAACAAGGGTGCGACTCAGGTGGATGCCGGTACGCTGGGCATCATGAATAATGCACTGGTGCCGGCCGGGCTGGTCGTCAACCTCGTGATCTGGAATCGGGATGCGGACATCCCGCGTTTGCTGATCGGTGGCGCGGTTATCCTGTTGTCGCTTTGGGTGAATGCTCGCTGGCGTCAGTGGACGCGGGCCGAGTTGCGGGCAGGGTGA
- a CDS encoding type I glyceraldehyde-3-phosphate dehydrogenase, producing the protein MSYRIAINGYGRIGQGVLRAVYQRGLQHQLQVVAINELSDLDTLTYLTRYDTTHGRFPCSVENDGEALLINGDRIRVFSLAEPEQIPWGELDVDLVLECSGAFRTRADAERHLASGAKRLLYSHPAQADIDATVVFGFNESSLKAEHRIASAASCTTNCVVPVLDLLDRHFGIESGVTTTIHSAMNDQPVIDSYHRSDLRLARSAMQSIIPVDTGLSRGIDRLLPHLAGRFECLHVRVPTINVSLMDLSVNLQQDTDPQQINAMLRAAADNELAGLLGYTEEPHASVDFNTDPRSAVVDGTQTRVSCGRLLKLLCWFDNEWAFANRMLDLSRYWLQLKD; encoded by the coding sequence ATGAGCTACAGAATCGCGATCAACGGCTATGGCCGTATCGGCCAGGGCGTGCTCAGGGCGGTCTATCAACGCGGCCTGCAGCACCAGTTGCAGGTGGTGGCGATCAATGAGCTGTCGGATCTGGACACGCTCACCTACCTGACCCGTTATGACACCACTCATGGGCGCTTTCCCTGTTCTGTCGAAAACGATGGCGAAGCCCTGCTGATCAACGGTGACCGTATCCGGGTATTCAGCCTGGCAGAGCCCGAGCAGATTCCCTGGGGCGAGCTGGATGTGGACCTAGTGCTGGAATGTTCCGGCGCCTTTCGCACTCGAGCCGATGCCGAGCGTCATCTGGCCAGCGGTGCCAAGCGGTTGCTGTATTCGCACCCGGCGCAGGCGGATATCGATGCCACAGTGGTATTTGGCTTTAACGAGTCCAGCCTCAAGGCAGAACACCGCATCGCCTCGGCGGCCTCCTGCACCACCAACTGTGTGGTGCCGGTGCTGGATCTGCTGGATCGCCACTTCGGCATCGAAAGTGGGGTGACGACTACCATCCACTCGGCGATGAATGATCAGCCGGTGATCGACAGCTATCACCGCAGTGACCTGCGGCTGGCGCGCAGTGCCATGCAGTCGATTATCCCCGTGGATACCGGCTTGAGCCGTGGAATTGATCGTCTGTTGCCGCATCTGGCCGGGCGCTTCGAGTGTTTGCACGTGCGGGTGCCGACCATCAACGTTTCGCTAATGGACCTGTCGGTGAACCTGCAGCAGGATACCGACCCGCAACAGATCAACGCCATGCTGCGCGCAGCGGCCGACAATGAACTGGCCGGGCTGTTGGGCTATACCGAAGAGCCACACGCGTCGGTGGATTTCAATACGGATCCCCGTTCGGCGGTGGTTGACGGTACCCAAACGCGGGTGTCCTGTGGCCGACTGCTGAAGCTGTTGTGCTGGTTTGACAATGAATGGGCGTTTGCCAACCGGATGCTGGATCTCTCCCGGTACTGGCTGCAGCTCAAGGACTGA
- the fba gene encoding class II fructose-bisphosphate aldolase (catalyzes the reversible aldol condensation of dihydroxyacetonephosphate and glyceraldehyde 3-phosphate in the Calvin cycle, glycolysis, and/or gluconeogenesis), protein MALISMRQLLDHAAEYGYGIPAFNVNNLEQMRAIMEAAAKTDSPVIVQASAGARKYAGSNFLRHMILAAIEEFPDVPVCMHQDHGTSPAVCQRSIAMGFSSVMMDGSLGEDGKTPTDYAYNVDVTRRTVEMAHACGVSVEGELGCLGSLETGQAGEEDGIGAEGILTHDQMLTDPDEAADFVKATNVDALAIACGTSHGAYKFTKPPTGDILAIDRIRAIHERIPTTHLVMHGSSSVPQEWLAVINQFGGEIPETYGVPVEQIVEGIKYGVRKVNIDTDLRLASTGAVRRFLAENPAEFDPRKFLKATMQAMTEICVARYEAFGTAGHASKIKAISLEHMSERYERGELDAKIN, encoded by the coding sequence ATGGCTTTGATCTCCATGCGTCAGCTGCTGGACCATGCCGCCGAATATGGCTACGGCATTCCGGCGTTCAACGTCAACAACCTGGAGCAGATGCGTGCGATCATGGAAGCGGCGGCCAAGACCGACTCGCCGGTGATCGTTCAGGCCTCTGCCGGTGCGCGCAAGTACGCCGGTTCCAACTTCCTGCGCCACATGATTCTGGCGGCGATCGAAGAGTTCCCGGACGTGCCGGTGTGCATGCACCAGGACCACGGTACCAGCCCGGCAGTCTGCCAGCGTTCCATCGCCATGGGCTTCTCCTCAGTCATGATGGACGGCTCTCTGGGCGAAGACGGCAAGACCCCGACCGATTATGCCTACAACGTCGACGTCACCCGTCGTACCGTTGAGATGGCGCACGCCTGTGGTGTCTCCGTTGAAGGCGAACTGGGCTGCCTGGGCTCGCTGGAAACCGGACAGGCCGGTGAAGAGGACGGTATTGGCGCTGAGGGTATCCTGACCCACGACCAGATGCTGACCGATCCGGATGAAGCCGCCGACTTCGTCAAGGCCACCAACGTGGATGCGCTGGCGATCGCATGCGGTACCTCCCACGGTGCCTACAAGTTCACCAAGCCGCCGACAGGCGATATTCTGGCAATTGACCGCATCCGTGCGATCCACGAACGTATCCCCACTACCCACTTGGTGATGCACGGTTCCTCCTCCGTTCCTCAGGAATGGCTGGCGGTGATCAACCAGTTCGGTGGCGAGATTCCGGAAACCTATGGTGTACCGGTGGAGCAGATCGTTGAAGGCATCAAGTACGGTGTGCGCAAGGTCAACATCGACACCGACCTGCGTCTGGCGTCTACCGGTGCTGTGCGTCGCTTCCTGGCCGAAAACCCGGCCGAGTTCGACCCGCGCAAATTCCTCAAGGCCACCATGCAAGCGATGACCGAGATCTGTGTCGCCCGTTACGAAGCCTTTGGTACCGCCGGTCATGCCAGCAAGATCAAGGCGATCTCGCTGGAGCATATGTCCGAGCGTTACGAGCGCGGAGAACTGGACGCAAAGATCAACTGA
- a CDS encoding phosphoglycerate kinase, with the protein MSVLKMTDLDLAGKRVLIREDLNVPVKDGQVTSDARIRASLPTIEVALKAGAKVMVMSHLGRPTEGEYEEKYSLAPVAEHISKLLQRPVPLVKDWLDGGFEVGEGELVLLENVRFNPGEKKDNEELSKKMAALCDVYVMDAFGTAHRAQASTHGVGKFAPIACAGPLLANELDALAKALDNPARPMAAIVGGSKVSTKLEVLNALSEKCDQLIVGGGIANTFLAAAGKPVGKSLCEHDLIPAAKALMEKVNIPLPVDVVVAKEFAETAEAVIKSADDVADDEMILDIGPESAKNLAALLTSAGTIIWNGPVGVFEFDQFGEGTKALSLAIANSAGFSIAGGGDTLAAVDKYDIADKISYISTGGGAFLEFVEGKVLPAVAMLEQRAAK; encoded by the coding sequence ATGAGCGTTTTGAAGATGACTGACCTGGATCTGGCCGGCAAGCGCGTGCTGATCCGTGAAGATCTCAATGTTCCGGTCAAGGATGGTCAAGTGACCTCCGACGCCCGTATCCGTGCTTCTCTGCCCACCATCGAAGTTGCGCTGAAAGCCGGTGCCAAAGTGATGGTAATGTCCCACTTGGGCCGCCCAACCGAAGGCGAATACGAAGAAAAGTACTCCCTGGCACCGGTGGCTGAACATATCAGCAAACTGCTGCAGCGCCCGGTACCGTTGGTTAAGGACTGGCTGGACGGAGGCTTTGAAGTGGGTGAAGGTGAACTGGTCCTGCTGGAAAACGTACGCTTCAATCCGGGCGAGAAAAAGGACAACGAAGAGCTGTCGAAAAAAATGGCGGCACTGTGTGATGTCTACGTGATGGATGCTTTCGGTACTGCCCACCGCGCTCAGGCCTCGACCCATGGTGTTGGCAAATTCGCTCCCATCGCCTGCGCAGGTCCGCTGCTGGCCAATGAACTGGATGCGCTGGCCAAGGCGCTGGACAACCCGGCTCGTCCGATGGCTGCCATCGTCGGTGGCTCTAAGGTATCCACCAAGCTGGAAGTTCTGAATGCCCTGTCCGAGAAGTGCGATCAGTTGATCGTCGGTGGCGGTATCGCCAACACCTTCCTCGCGGCAGCTGGTAAGCCGGTGGGCAAGTCCCTGTGCGAACATGATCTGATTCCGGCGGCCAAGGCGCTGATGGAAAAAGTCAACATCCCGCTGCCGGTTGATGTCGTTGTTGCCAAGGAATTTGCCGAGACCGCTGAAGCGGTGATCAAGTCCGCTGACGACGTAGCCGACGACGAAATGATTCTGGACATTGGCCCCGAATCTGCCAAGAACCTGGCTGCTCTGCTGACCAGCGCCGGCACCATTATCTGGAACGGACCGGTCGGCGTGTTCGAGTTCGATCAGTTCGGCGAAGGCACCAAGGCATTGTCACTGGCGATCGCTAACAGCGCCGGTTTCTCCATCGCTGGTGGTGGCGACACGCTGGCTGCGGTGGATAAATATGACATCGCTGATAAGATCTCTTACATCTCCACCGGCGGTGGTGCCTTCCTGGAGTTTGTGGAAGGCAAGGTACTGCCGGCGGTTGCCATGCTGGAACAGCGTGCAGCCAAATAA